Part of the Sorghum bicolor cultivar BTx623 chromosome 1, Sorghum_bicolor_NCBIv3, whole genome shotgun sequence genome, TCCTTTCCAGGAAGGCACATGCGCGAGAACAGTATTGGTGATGGCATTACCTTATTGAATTGACTTGGAAGAAGACCTCCGCCGAGCACTGCTAACCGTCCAGTTCAACAAGATTACTCCACAATCGGTCTGAAAATAGACTACTGCCTCCCCAGTAACAAATGTTCGAGAAGTTTGCCCAGCTCATGCATCACGGCAGCCATGGTTAGCGTCAGGTCCATCTCCATCCTTCTACTCTTTGTCCTCCACAAAATCGAGCGGGTTTCATCTGCCAACAACGAGCAGTTCACCTATGAAGGTTTCACTGGTGCAAACCTCACCCTTGACGGCGCTGCCGCTGTCACGCCAAGCGGCCTGCTTGCTCTAACCAACGACAAGCACACCAAAGGCCATGCGTTCTTCCCGGCTCCTCTCCACTTCCACAGGCCAGTGAGCGGCACCACCCTCCAGTCATTCTCAGCCACTTTCGTGTTTGCCATCAGCTCTGAACACGCCCAGCTGAGCGACCATGGCCTCGCCTTCGTGCTCGCACCCAGCAGCAACCTCTCGGACGCCACTGGAGCACAGTACTTGGGGCTCCTCAACATCAGCAACAATGGCAAGCCCAGCAACCACATCCTCGCTGTCGAGCTTGATACCGTCCTCAGCCCCGAGTTCCATGACATAGACAGCAACCATGTCGGCATTGACGTGAACAATCTCCAGTCCATGGAGTCTCACACTGCCGGCTACTATGAAGACGGCACTGGCAAGTTTCTGAACCTGACACTGATGAGCCGTAAGGTCATGCAGCTGTGGGTGGACTACAGTGGCCAGGCCATGGAGCTCAATGTCACCTTAGCTCCTCTGGATGTTGAGAAGCCCAAAGACCCTCTGCTGTCAACCGCCATCAACCTTTCAGAGATAGTGAACACTACAGCATACGTTGGGTTCTCATCGGCGACAGGTCTCTCCATAGCATACCATTACATACTTGGCTGGAGCTTCAGTTTGAATGGAGCTGCACCTGTCCTCAACTCATCTAACCTACCTGAGCTGCCAAGATTACCTCACCAGAAGCGCTCCCTATCTGAAACTTTGGTGATAGTGCTGCCATTTGCCACAGCTGGTTTCATCATCGCATTGCTCATTGTTGTATTCATGTTTATGCAAAGATGGTTGAGGTATGCTGAGCTCCGTGAAGATTGGGAGGTCGAGTTCGGGCCGCACCGGTTCTCTTACAAGGACCTCTTCCATGCTACTAAAGGGTTTGTGAGCAAACAATTACTTGGGACAGGAGGGTTTGGGAGAGTGTACAAAGGGGTCCTTCTAGAATCTAACTTGGAGATTGCAGTAAAGATGGTGTCGCATGATTCTAAGCAAGGAATGAAAGAGTTTATCGCGGAAATCGTTAGCATGGGGAAGCTTCGACACAAGAATCTAGTGCAGCTACTTGGATATTGCCGTCGCAAAGGCGAACTTCTATTGGTCTATGACTACATGTCAAATGGTAGCCTCGACAAGCATTTATATGACCAGAGCAGACCTGTTTTAAGTTGGAACATGAGGTTCCACATCATCAAAGGCATTGCATCTGGTTTGTTGTACCTCCATGAGGATTGGGAACAGGTTGTTGTTCACCGAGACATCAAGGCAAGCAATGTTCTTCTTGACAGTGAAATGAATGGATGTTTAGGTGACTTTGGCCTTGCAAAGATGTACAGTCATGGCACCAACCCAAGGACCACAAATGTCGTTGGCACCATGGGGTATCTCTCCCCTGAGCTGCTCCGCACAGGGAAAGCATCACCAGGAACCGATGTTTTTGCATTTGGGATGTTTCTATTGGAGGTGACCTGTGGACGAAGGCCACTAGAGCATGACCAGGTCGTGCTGCTAGACTGGGTGCTCGAGCACTGGAACAAAGGAGCAATTCTTGACACGGTGGATGCACGGTTGAGTGATCAGTACAGTGCAGAAGAGGCGAGCTTGGTTCTAAAGCTGGGGCTCCTATGCTTGCAGCCAATGCCTAATGCACGGCCTAGCATGCGGCAAGTCTTGCAGTACCTCGATGGTACATTGACAGTCCCAGAAATGGCAATGATGAACCTGGACTATGGCACTCTGATGTTTCTGCAAAGTGAGGGGTTCGACTCATATGCCATGTTGGATGCGTCATCATTTGCAACAACAAGCATCGGTCCTGGATCTGACCTCTCAGGAGGACGATGATGTTAACTTGATTTCCTATTGGTTATCAGTCTTGGCCAGTAGTGTGTGTCTCCAGTTCTTTTTTTAATCAGTAGCTTAACTAGGACCGGAAAATGTAACCCCATCCAATGCTTTGCTTTGTATTACTCCCGTAAACTCAAATATGCATATGCCCACATGATTTGTTATGAAGCAAAATATGTAATCTTGGTGGAACTAGAGCTAATGGTAGCAGGGAAACGAACACAACTGCATTATCTGCATCCACACAAAATCTATTAGGGATGAAAATTGCAACAGAAGAAAACAACTTATATCGCATATTCGACAGAGACAGAAACATTGCCATCCAGTACTAGTATCAGGTTATGCATGGGGCAGAATCAATGTTTGCAACACTGCCCATGAATAGTATCTATCAAAGGCAACAGTATACGTACAAGCAGGGAGATCGTGATGCACATTGTGCAATGCATTTTGCTTATTGGTTCATCTCCTTGCTCTCCTGCTCAATCATATAAGCCTTCTTCATTTCTTCCAGGACTGCATCATTTGTGCTGCCAAGGCATACAAAGCACATGGTGAATATCCACATGAATAGGATGTGTTTCTCATGCCAACAATAGTTTTAGTAAACAAATGCAATATGCAACTTCTTGAAAGAGAGTAAAATTGAACATCTTCCAGGCTACAGTGATATGTCCCAAACTAAGGAAAACAAATCACTTAAACCAAAGGAATGAAAATCATTAGCATAGTCACTAACTTGTCATCACGTGAAGACACTCACATTCTAGTCATGATGGATAGCAGCacagctctttttttttttcccacACAAATTGATCAGTaccccctccattccaaattataagacattttggcttttctagatacgtaCCTTTTgttatgcacttagatatacacaatgtctagatacatagtaaaagcaatgcatccaaaaaagccaaaaaaatttataatttggaaaggAGGGAGCAAATAATACTAGGGTCATCAAATAGAAAACACAACATTTGAATTAACAGGGAATCAGGCAAATTGTCAACCATCAACATTGTCCAGTGTTTTAGCATCATTGCCCATGAGACCATGCTGTCACAAGCAATAAGATCTGGTTACTCCTGGAATTCTTGACAGGGACGTACACTGAACTTGACTATCAAAATTCATCACGCGTAAATATTGGAGAAAAGATTAACCATACCTAAGTTAAATTGTGCCTGGTGCTTACTGATAAGATAAAATTGTAGTAACACCTCCAGAAATGCATATTATGAATAGCTAAATGAAAAttgaaaagagaaaagattaaCCATATCTAAGTTAAATTATGCCTGGTGCTTACTGATATAAGATAAAATTGTAGTAACACATACTAATCAACCTCCAGAAATGCATCTTATGAATAGCTAAATTAAAATGTtgctgttttttttaaaaaaaaaaacaaactagAGTTGAAAAGAGGAAAAACCTGCACATATATTTTTAACCATATTATTCTGCTACTGAACAGGTAAGCGGCATCCATTTCTGTAATTATAGGCAATATGCAAAATTTCCCTTTTTTGGGTTGGGTCATGGTTTGATGTCAAAGGCACGTTTGTTTCTGGTATGAGTTTGTAAGAATGGGCGGGTGGGGGCGGGGAGCATGGTGGGTGTGttgtaatttatttatttatctcctCAATGCAATGATACACACCTCTCCTATGTATTCaacaaataaaatatatatgaaaaggtGAATAGTGCTGTTATATGCAAACAGATTGTAGAAATTAAATGTGAGTGCAATTTTATCATAAACAACAAAAATCAAACAAATAACAGAGATGCCACCTGGATGCTTATTATAACAATAGTAAACTTACAAGACTGGAATGTAATGAGCACTTACTATTGATGAAGGCACTCATTCAACTCTTTTGCTTGTTTGCGGCATTGCCATACCACAGAAAATGTTCTTCCTCGAGCACATTCAGCATATTTTGAACAATAGAAATCACATTCCTTAAGGGCCTTTTGTTTCATTTTGCTCCGCAAAGCTGAAAGGAGAAACAAATAATGGGCAGAATTAACTCTTAGAAATAGATACAAATACAACAATCCTTAATGGGTTTCCTCTTTCCTGGGCATAATCTAAAATCATTATCAATGAATGctaaagagcatctccaacagggaCATGCTAGTAGACAACAAGTCTTGCCATGTCATCAGTTTGCTTACAGTAGAGAGGAAAATTGCTACTACATAGCAGAGAGATGGGTGTTAGCTATTAAATAGTAGATACCTAATAGCTTCAGCGCAAATTCTAGGTCACGAAATGATGATGTGGGTCAAGGATAAATACAATACGAATTACTGAATGTTTGATAGATATAGTGCATATAGTCCCTTCATCCCAAAAAGAGTGCAATTCTCGCTTTTTGAGTCAAACAGTTTCAAATTTGACCAGAtctatagaaaaaaatactaacaGTTATGATACCAAAAGTATCATTGTATTAATCATGGACTATATTTTCACAGTAAACCCATTTGGAGGCATGAATGCTGttactattttctataaatttagtcaaagttaagaAAAAATGACCTGTTCAAATCTATAATTGCACTTATTTTGAGACGTAGGGAGTAAAATAGAAATGTATTCTATACACCATAGATGACATGGACACATACTATGGTACGGTTTCTAATGGAGACGTCGTAAACAATGATAATCCATTGAACAAAGTACTGTTTGTGTGAGAAACATTCTGGCCATGATGAACAGTAGTCCATTAATCCAACCATTACATCTTTTTATGAGATTCAACGTTAATTAATGGCTTGCTGGGAAATTTCCTCAATAATTAAGAATAGTTAGTTCGCTCCACCGGGCATGGGATATATTCTGTCCACTTGTGTGAGAAAACATTCTGATATTCATTCCGTTACAGTAAAACAGAATGCACTAATATTCAGGTGTAACAAGCTGCAAGATAAAGGTTCTAAATTTGTAATGGACTGTGCAGATGGGCACTCTACTACAAAACTCGAATCTGTTACACTAACTGGTAATAGACTACAAATTGATAAGCAACATGAGTTAACAACACCATATCGATGGAAGTCCATGCAAAACTGCCTATCGTCGTGCAAATACCAACTAGTGCATAGTCAGGCGAAGTGAAGCGACCAACATAAGGCGAAGAACCAGCGGATTTAATCTTGCAGCCAATTATCCATCTAACATAGAGAATGAATAGGAGCTCCCCCACACTCCAGGACgccgaaatcaccaaatgaAAAATGCTATGAAGCACGGATGCGATGTTGCGGGAGTCACCTTCCTCCACCTTCTTCTTGACGTGATTCTCCCGGGCCTCCTGGAGGTACCCCATGTCGCCGGGTCGCGGACTAGATGCTGCCGAACTGGATTGGGGAGAGAGATCGAACAGCTGGGGGTTAAACCCTAGCGCCTTTGGAAACGCTCGCGGACATTGACGGTGAGGTTTTCTCTCTCCTCCTGCTCCGAGGGGGCGAACTGGTGAAGTGCTCGAGTTTGCGGAAGTTGGGCTGTTGAGCCGTCGGTCGGCGGCCCACGCGTTACATGGGCCACTTCGGTTGGATCGACATGTCCAGAACTTTTggaccagggccttgtttacttccaaaattttttgcaaaatagaaatattagcactttcgtttgtatttgacaaatattgttcaattatggactaactaggctcaaaagattcgtctcgtcaattccaaactgtgcaattagtttttattttcatctatatttaatactccatgcatacatctaaagattcaatgtgacgggaaatctgaaaaattttgcaaaatttttgagaactaaacaaggcccagaccTATACGTCGGCCGTCCGATTTGGGCTTGAAAATCGAGTTGTTTTAAGCCAGCAGTTCCACCCGTCCATTTCTATTTTCGGCGTGGGGTTATCTGTAACTCTTATAATCCTAAACCCCACTAactatttttctaagcatgtaAGCTATTTACCTAAGCAGTACACTACCATATTCAATTAAAATCTACTAAGTAAAATCTTAATAACTATTTCTTTCAACATGCAATGCACTACCACATATACAATTAAAATCCAATAGCATACATGACAACTGTAGTGTCTAGGTCAACAAGATAAATAAGTATAGCCCACATCATCATACTACATAATCCACTAATCCGCAATTTCCGCAGCATCGCGCAGGGTATGCTCCTAGTTATAGTTATTTAACAATTGTTTTTTTCCTCCTTACGGTCTCTTCAGACATTCTATTCCGTTTCCGTCCCTGTTCCTCGAGCGCGCACCTGACCGCGCCCACCCACAGCAGCACCGAGCGCCTAGATCTACGTAGTGTAGCAGTCGATGTGCCAATGGAAGTTCCTGTACCGCAATGCTGCGACCATGGCAGAGGCAAAAGCCGAGAGCCATGGCAGTGCAGCCCATCGTCCCTCCTCTTCCAACAATGTGAAACAGAGGAGTTCCTCGTAGTCCAGTAGGAACCCTCCATGGCCCTTCACACACCCGACGTCCAGTAGCAGCTCCACAATCCTAGGCATCACCCATGCAGAAGTCAGAAGTCTGGCCATCGCTTGGCCAAGTATGTCTACATGGAAGCAATTGACTAGGCCAGCAATCGAGGTGTCTCGTCCTCGGTGCCATTGGAGATCGCCGGTCGCTGGTCGGGACGGGATCCGACTTCACGGCACCAGACATTTGGTCATCGCCGCTCGGGCCTGTTATGCATGTGACGAGTTCTACCAAATGAAAATACTATTATACTTCTTTTAATAAAAGTGAAGATAAGTTCCTGGCCCATAAAATTTAAGTTTCGGCCCATGACTTAAGTTCTTCTCACCAGGTCTCTCTATGATTTTAACCTTTAGATGTAAATAAACGATGAAAGACTCATTCTTTTCAAGCACCGTACAAATTCTCACTGTTGGATTAGTCGTGTGGTGATGGCATAAATGAAGGGCTGAACAGTGAACGCAGCGTTGTCATGATGGGACCAACGCTGGTCTCAAAATTCGGGATGGCTCACAGCTCCACTCA contains:
- the LOC8054312 gene encoding L-type lectin-domain containing receptor kinase IV.2 encodes the protein MVSVRSISILLLFVLHKIERVSSANNEQFTYEGFTGANLTLDGAAAVTPSGLLALTNDKHTKGHAFFPAPLHFHRPVSGTTLQSFSATFVFAISSEHAQLSDHGLAFVLAPSSNLSDATGAQYLGLLNISNNGKPSNHILAVELDTVLSPEFHDIDSNHVGIDVNNLQSMESHTAGYYEDGTGKFLNLTLMSRKVMQLWVDYSGQAMELNVTLAPLDVEKPKDPLLSTAINLSEIVNTTAYVGFSSATGLSIAYHYILGWSFSLNGAAPVLNSSNLPELPRLPHQKRSLSETLVIVLPFATAGFIIALLIVVFMFMQRWLRYAELREDWEVEFGPHRFSYKDLFHATKGFVSKQLLGTGGFGRVYKGVLLESNLEIAVKMVSHDSKQGMKEFIAEIVSMGKLRHKNLVQLLGYCRRKGELLLVYDYMSNGSLDKHLYDQSRPVLSWNMRFHIIKGIASGLLYLHEDWEQVVVHRDIKASNVLLDSEMNGCLGDFGLAKMYSHGTNPRTTNVVGTMGYLSPELLRTGKASPGTDVFAFGMFLLEVTCGRRPLEHDQVVLLDWVLEHWNKGAILDTVDARLSDQYSAEEASLVLKLGLLCLQPMPNARPSMRQVLQYLDGTLTVPEMAMMNLDYGTLMFLQSEGFDSYAMLDASSFATTSIGPGSDLSGGR
- the LOC8054313 gene encoding uncharacterized protein DDB_G0275933, coding for MGYLQEARENHVKKKVEEALRSKMKQKALKECDFYCSKYAECARGRTFSVVWQCRKQAKELNECLHQYTNDAVLEEMKKAYMIEQESKEMNQ